Proteins from a genomic interval of Daphnia pulex isolate KAP4 chromosome 4, ASM2113471v1:
- the LOC124193216 gene encoding transmembrane emp24 domain-containing protein eca-like — protein MQFLGVSVIFVLYLSCVSGLYFHIAETERKCFIEEIPDETMVIGNYKVQLYDPRTGGFMPSSPGIGMHVEVKDPDDKVVLSRVYSSEGRFTFTSHTPGEHIICLYSNSTKWFSGTQLRVHLDIHVGEQTMDYAGIAQKEKLTELQLRVRQLLAQVDQINKEQNYQRIREERFRQTSESTNQRVLWWSLTQTAILLVMGAWQMRHLKKFFEAKKLV, from the exons ATGCAGTTCCTAGGCGTTTCAGTAATTTTCGTTTTATATTTATCTTGTGTATCTGGTCTATACTTTCACATtgccgaaacggaaagaaaatgtttcatcgAAGAAATTCCGGATGAGACTATGGTCATTG gaaattatAAGGTTCAGTTGTATGATCCTCGTACTGGTGGTTTTATGCCCTCAAGCCCTGGAATTGGAATGCATGTCGAAGTTAAAGATCCAGATGACAAAGTCGTCTTATCCAGG gtgtACAGTTCTGAAGGAAGATTTACCTTCACATCACACACACCAGGAGAACATATCATTTGTTTGTACTCAAATAGCACCAAATGGTTTTCTGGTACACAGTTG AGAGTTCATTTGGATATTCATGTTGGAGAACAAACAATGGATTATGCTGGCATtgcacaaaaagaaaagttgaccGAACTTCAACTACGTGTGCGCCAACTACTCGCCCAAGTTGACCAGATCAATAAAGAGCAAAACTACCAACGT ATTCGCGAGGAGCGGTTCCGACAGACAAGCGAGAGCACTAATCAACGAGTTCTCTGGTGGTCGTTGACTCAAACGGCCATTCTCCTGGTGATGGGTGCTTGGCAGATGAGACATCTCAAGAAATTTTTCGAAGCCAAGAAACTCGTCTAA
- the LOC124193215 gene encoding translational regulator orb2-like isoform X1 — MQDEAHPAAAATSSATATTSGSIVGKNGVGLNLGVNICSSSDHSVGLSLPISPLSVKAGGSDSSSSSSSSSSSSLSPHLHPNIYSGNHSFSGNGGNPTSSSSNGDGADPELSTPDSGRSSLSHNGSNTGEHGGLGGHTSLVGGLMSSSLLSSLSPSPSAGLWSSSTSSSCSSSAESGYHPLSPHSPPSPSQQRRPITGSHHLSPSLTTSSTTPRSGPSSPSNFLLPGVINANKSPASSTFSSPWSSGSGGPPSPTHCSSHLSPSSSGLWNRGRSAPNLAGGSIGGGGGGGGGGGGGGGGGGGVSSGGCGGGVASSPFGHGLNSAFAPFSQSAGSPWASLGASTTPVSRKSLSNHHTYGMAGSMTNPAAAAAAAAAANAAAASYMANGQSGYGGASRFRRSTSYPGKNNVFGSTQFHMAPPTLEVTNIDENSDYMYQDPHGSITPSPLDNMRGLEYYLHDMMHNNAGSDGQDQQAKAGKYYSALDGTDMNYGGEDNGMGLTMGLGGMAGLDCFGMNGGNYLPSLSIHSQSHCLPSPSRISPRSPVSTSGSESGERYSRKVFVGGLPPDIDEEEINASFRRFGSLVVDWPHKAESKSYFPPKGYAFLLFQEENSVQQLIETCMQEEDKLYLCVSSPTIKDKPVQIRPWKLSDADFVLDASLPLDPRKTVFVGGVPRPLKAVELALIMDRLYGGVCYAGIDIDPELKYPKGAGRVAFSNQQSYIAAISARFVQLQHGDIDKRVEVKPYVLDDQFCDECQGSRSAGRFAPFFCANVTCLQYYCEHCWAMVHSRPGREFHKPLVKEGADRPRTVHFRW; from the exons ATGCAAGATGAAgcgcatccagcagcagcagcgacatCGTCCGCAACTGCCACGACGTCGGGTAGTATCGTCGGAAAGAATGGCGTCGGATTGAACCTCGGCGTCAACATTTGTTCTTCGTCAGACCACTCGGTCGGGCTCTCATTGCCCATCTCGCCACTTTCAGTCAAAGCTGGAGGCTCGGATtcatcttcatcgtcgtcctcgtcatcgtcatcgtcgcTGTCGCCCCATCTCCACCCCAACATCTACAGCGGAAACCACAGCTTTTCGGGCAATGGTGGGAAcccgacgtcgtcgtcgtccaatgGCGACGGAGCTGATCCGGAACTCTCGACACCAGACTCTGGAAGGTCCAGCTTGAGCCACAACGGGAGCAATACGGGGGAGCACGGTGGCCTCGGTGGTCACACTAGCCTCGTCGGTGGATTAATGAGTTCGTCGTTGCTCTCCAGCTTGAGCCCATCTCCTTCGGCTGGACTGTGGTCGTCGTCGACATCCAGCAGTTGTAGCAGTAGTGCCGAATCGGGCTACCATCCGCTGTCTCCGCATTCGCCGCCGAGTCCCAGCCAGCAGCGGCGACCCATCACGGGGTCCCATCATCTCAGTCCGAGTTTGACGACGTCTTCGACGACGCCTCGGTCAGGGCCGAGCTCGCCCTCGAATTTCCTCCTGCCGGGAGTCATCAATGCCAACAAATCGCCGGCGTCCTCGACCTTTTCTTCTCCCTGGTCGAGCGGAAGTGGTGGACCACCAAGTCCAACCCATTGCTCGTCCCACTTGAGCCCGTCTTCATCGGGACTGTGGAATCGCGGTCGTTCGGCGCCCAATTTGGCCGGTGGAAGCATCGGCGGAgggggtggcggcggcggcggcggtggtggtggtggtggtggtggtggtggtgttagTAGTGGTGGTTGTGGCGGTGGAGTTGCCAGCAGTCCGTTCGGTCACGGACTCAACTCTGCCTTTGCTCCATTTTCCCAATCGGCCGGCTCTCCGTGGGCCAGTTTAGGTGCTTCGACTACTCCGGTGAGCCGCAAAAGCCTTAGTAATCACCACACTTATGGCATGGCTGGTTCGATGACCAATCCGGCCGCAgcggctgcggctgctgctgctgcgaacGCGGCTGCAGCCAGTTACATGGCGAACGGCCAGAGCGGCTACGGCGGTGCAAGTCGCTTTCGTCGCAGCACATCCTACCCGGGAAAGAACAACGTCTTCGGTTCCACCCAGTTCCATATGGCCCCGCCCACTCTGGAAGTCACCAACATCGACGAGAACAGCGACTACATGTATCAG GACCCTCACGGATCCATCACGCCTAGTCCCCTGGATAATATGCGCGGACTCGAGTACTACCTTCACGATATGATGCATAATAACGCAGGCAGCGACGGACAGGACCAGCAAGCCAAAG CAGGAAAGTACTACTCGGCATTGGATGGAACGGATATGAACTACGGAGGCGAGGACAACGGCATGGGACTGACCATGGGCCTCGGCGGAATGGCTGGATTGG ATTGCTTCGGGATGAATGGTGGTAACTACTTGCCGTCGTTGTCTATTCATTCGCAATCGCACTGTCTACCCTCCCCGTCGCGTATCTCGCCCAGGAGCCCCGTCTCGACCTCTGGATCCGAATCTGGAGAGCGCTATTCACGAAAAGTCTTTGTTGGAGGCCTTCCTCCCGACATTGATGAAG AGGAAATCAATGCCAGTTTTCGTCGTTTCGGATCGTTGGTGGTCGACTGGCCTCACAAGGCTGAAAGTAAATCTTACTTCCCACCCAAAGGCTATGCGTTTCTCTTGTTTCAA GAGGAGAACTCTGTTCAGCAGTTGATCGAGACTTGTATGCAAGAGGAAGATAAATTGTATCTCTGCGTTTCGTCACCCACGATCAAG GATAAGCCAGTACAAATAAGGCCATGGAAATTGTCTGATGCCGACTTCGTTCTAGACGCTTCTCTGCCGCTCGACCCTCGCAAAACAGTCTTTGTTGGCGGAGTACCCCGTCCTCTGAAAGCGG TCGAACTGGCCCTGATTATGGACAGACTCTACGGAGGCGTTTGCTATGCCGGAATCGACATTGACCCGGAATTGAAGTATCCTAAGGGAGCTGGACGTGTGGCGTTCAGTAATCAGCAATCGTACATAGCCGCAATTAGTGCAAGATTTGTGCAATTGCAGCACGGAGACATCGACAAACGA GTTGAAGTGAAACCGTACGTTCTGGACGATCAATTCTGCGATGAATGCCAAGGAAGTCGCTCGGCTGGAAGATTTGCCCCTTTCTTCTGCGCCAACGTGACATGTCTTCAG TACTATTGTGAGCATTGCTGGGCCATGGTTCATTCACGCCCAGGCAGGGAGTTTCACAAGCCGCTCGTCAAGGAAGGAGCTGATCGACCTCGAACCGTTCACTTTCGTTGGTGA
- the LOC124192055 gene encoding M-phase inducer phosphatase 2-like isoform X2 gives MHTCDRTMSYWSWKQLSLTEISLRSLALSSGELLSSLSEKENGYTSIRPFAAAVGSPEKTKSSEDFLSRRSPRRLALSRLDVNSPIKSRVDISSPIKTSFAKPAQPVSSAIPSTRLPSIEDVDSQDSGCFPEDSKYFKYPEPLSHRRMSDRNSSPASSTRSNSGSLSAGGSQKYDGPAKLDFSFTSNGDDEGIPDELYEEEDQALPTSASLSQLIATPLSERATLQFSHEDSSSPPAYTITKSHIDDSAVYNDFLRVPKEAALAEKFPRPSFRRSQSMFDQATPNARAPNLCYDSPMNQSPVARGLFVHDEDTGSSPLAPLGLHALRLRMKPSRVIQPVGGPPFKRSEPSSSVDSAVQQQENKRRKDDNDDRPVFTSLDHNVGNNSKTAAVSRLPHRIQRCHSETEATIMRALQRSTEEPDLIGDFTRPFALPLTAGKHQDLKCITPQTLVDLISGKFRDHVEKYTIVDCRYPYEYENGHINDAVNLWTKDLVWSVFMEGRKQQPPSTTHDQEKKRDILIFHCEFSSERGPALSRFLRNKDRDDNKDNYPALHWPEVYLLHGGYKAFYEQFDQLCEPRSYLPMNQQGHEEDLRRCRAKTKSCNGEGKSGRPLTKSTSRRLALL, from the exons ATGCATACCTGTGATCGCACCATGTCATATTGGAGCTGGAAACAGTTGTCTCTCACTGAAATCAGTTTAAG atctCTAGCTCTCAGCAGCGGCGAATTACTGAGCTCGCTGAGTGAAAAGGAAAACGGCTACACTTCAATTCGACCCTTCGCTGCCGCCGTTGGTTCGCCAGAAAAGACGAAAAGCTCGGAAGACTTCCTGAGCAGACGCAGTCCTCGCAGATTAGCTCTGTCCCGACTGGACGTCAACAGCCCGATCAAGAGCCGTGTCGACATCAGCAGTCCCATCAAG ACGAGCTTCGCTAAGCCTGCTCAGCCCGTGTCGTCTGCCATACCTTCGACACGCCTTCCTAGTATAGAAGATGTTGACTCTCAAGACAGTGGTTGCTTTCCAGAAGACTCCAAATACTTCAA GTATCCTGAGCCCCTCTCCCACCGTCGGATGTCGGATCGCAACTCCAGCCCAGCTTCTTCCACACGTTCCAACAGTGGTTCTTTGAGTGCTG GTGGTTCCCAAAAGTACGACGGACCCGCAAAACTCGACTTCAGCTTCACGTCAAACGGTGACGATGAGGGAATCCCCGACGAGTTGTATGAG GAGGAAGACCAGGCTTTACCCACTTCGGCATCACTGAGTCAGCTGATTGCTACGCCACTTAGCGAGCGCGCCACCCTCCAGTTCAGCCATGAAGACAGCTCATCTCCACCGGCCTACACCATCACCAAGTCTCACATTGACGACTCTGCTGTTTACAATGACTTTCTCCGTGTCCCGAAAGAAGCTGCTTTGGCTGAAAAGTTCCCCCGACCATCCTTCCGGCGGTCGCAGTCCATGTTCGACCAAGCAACCCCCAACGCAAGG GCGCCCAATCTTTGCTATGATTCTCCCATGAATCAGTCCCCTGTAGCCCGTGGCTTGTTCGTCCACGATGAAGATACCGGATCGAGCCCCCTCGCCCCTCTAGGCCTACATGCCTTGAGATTGCGTATGAAACCATCACGAGTAATTCAGCCG GTTGGAGGTCCCCCATTCAAGAGAAGTGAGCCCTCGTCCTCCGTGGACTCTGCTGTCCAACagcaggaaaacaaaaggcgGAAGGACGACAATGACGACCGACCCGTGTTCACAAGTTTGGATCACAATGTCGGGAACAACAGCAAAACGGCGGCTGTTTCGAGACTACCCCATCGGATCCAGAGATGCCATTCCGAGACGGAAGCGACCATTATGCGCGCCCTTCAACGAT CAACGGAAGAGCCTGATCTCATCGGAGATTTCACCCGACCCTTTGCACTGCCGCTGACAGCCGGCAAACATCAAGATTTAAAGTGCATTACGCCGCAGACGTTGGTCGATCTGATTAGTGGCAAATTCCGGGATCACGTTGAGAAATATACCATCGTCGACTGCAG aTATCCTTACGAATACGAAAACGGTCATATCAACGATGCCGTCAATCTGTGGACCAAAGACTTGGTGTGGAGTGTCTTCATGGAGGgtagaaaacaacaacccccCTCGACCACCCACGAtcaggagaagaagagggacATCCTCATTTTTCACTGTGAATTCTCCTCAGAGAGAGGCCCAGCGCT CTCTCGATTTTTGCGTAACAAGGACCGCGATGACAACAAGGACAATTACCCGGCCCTTCACTGGCCCGAGGTCTACCTGCTTCACGGTGGCTACAAGGCCTTCTACGAGCAGTTTGACCAACTGTGTGAACCCAGAAGCTACCTGCCCATGAACCAGCAGGGTCACGAAGAGGACCTGCGCAGGTGCCGAGCTAAAACCAAGTCTTGCAACGGCGAAGGCAAGTCGGGCCGACCGTTAACAAAATCTACCTCTCGACGATTAGCATTGCTTTAA
- the LOC124193215 gene encoding translational regulator orb2-like isoform X2, translated as MQDEAHPAAAATSSATATTSGSIVGKNGVGLNLGVNICSSSDHSVGLSLPISPLSVKAGGSDSSSSSSSSSSSSLSPHLHPNIYSGNHSFSGNGGNPTSSSSNGDGADPELSTPDSGRSSLSHNGSNTGEHGGLGGHTSLVGGLMSSSLLSSLSPSPSAGLWSSSTSSSCSSSAESGYHPLSPHSPPSPSQQRRPITGSHHLSPSLTTSSTTPRSGPSSPSNFLLPGVINANKSPASSTFSSPWSSGSGGPPSPTHCSSHLSPSSSGLWNRGRSAPNLAGGSIGGGGGGGGGGGGGGGGGGGVSSGGCGGGVASSPFGHGLNSAFAPFSQSAGSPWASLGASTTPVSRKSLSNHHTYGMAGSMTNPAAAAAAAAAANAAAASYMANGQSGYGGASRFRRSTSYPGKNNVFGSTQFHMAPPTLEVTNIDENSDYMYQDPHGSITPSPLDNMRGLEYYLHDMMHNNAGSDGQDQQAKGKYYSALDGTDMNYGGEDNGMGLTMGLGGMAGLDCFGMNGGNYLPSLSIHSQSHCLPSPSRISPRSPVSTSGSESGERYSRKVFVGGLPPDIDEEEINASFRRFGSLVVDWPHKAESKSYFPPKGYAFLLFQEENSVQQLIETCMQEEDKLYLCVSSPTIKDKPVQIRPWKLSDADFVLDASLPLDPRKTVFVGGVPRPLKAVELALIMDRLYGGVCYAGIDIDPELKYPKGAGRVAFSNQQSYIAAISARFVQLQHGDIDKRVEVKPYVLDDQFCDECQGSRSAGRFAPFFCANVTCLQYYCEHCWAMVHSRPGREFHKPLVKEGADRPRTVHFRW; from the exons ATGCAAGATGAAgcgcatccagcagcagcagcgacatCGTCCGCAACTGCCACGACGTCGGGTAGTATCGTCGGAAAGAATGGCGTCGGATTGAACCTCGGCGTCAACATTTGTTCTTCGTCAGACCACTCGGTCGGGCTCTCATTGCCCATCTCGCCACTTTCAGTCAAAGCTGGAGGCTCGGATtcatcttcatcgtcgtcctcgtcatcgtcatcgtcgcTGTCGCCCCATCTCCACCCCAACATCTACAGCGGAAACCACAGCTTTTCGGGCAATGGTGGGAAcccgacgtcgtcgtcgtccaatgGCGACGGAGCTGATCCGGAACTCTCGACACCAGACTCTGGAAGGTCCAGCTTGAGCCACAACGGGAGCAATACGGGGGAGCACGGTGGCCTCGGTGGTCACACTAGCCTCGTCGGTGGATTAATGAGTTCGTCGTTGCTCTCCAGCTTGAGCCCATCTCCTTCGGCTGGACTGTGGTCGTCGTCGACATCCAGCAGTTGTAGCAGTAGTGCCGAATCGGGCTACCATCCGCTGTCTCCGCATTCGCCGCCGAGTCCCAGCCAGCAGCGGCGACCCATCACGGGGTCCCATCATCTCAGTCCGAGTTTGACGACGTCTTCGACGACGCCTCGGTCAGGGCCGAGCTCGCCCTCGAATTTCCTCCTGCCGGGAGTCATCAATGCCAACAAATCGCCGGCGTCCTCGACCTTTTCTTCTCCCTGGTCGAGCGGAAGTGGTGGACCACCAAGTCCAACCCATTGCTCGTCCCACTTGAGCCCGTCTTCATCGGGACTGTGGAATCGCGGTCGTTCGGCGCCCAATTTGGCCGGTGGAAGCATCGGCGGAgggggtggcggcggcggcggcggtggtggtggtggtggtggtggtggtggtgttagTAGTGGTGGTTGTGGCGGTGGAGTTGCCAGCAGTCCGTTCGGTCACGGACTCAACTCTGCCTTTGCTCCATTTTCCCAATCGGCCGGCTCTCCGTGGGCCAGTTTAGGTGCTTCGACTACTCCGGTGAGCCGCAAAAGCCTTAGTAATCACCACACTTATGGCATGGCTGGTTCGATGACCAATCCGGCCGCAgcggctgcggctgctgctgctgcgaacGCGGCTGCAGCCAGTTACATGGCGAACGGCCAGAGCGGCTACGGCGGTGCAAGTCGCTTTCGTCGCAGCACATCCTACCCGGGAAAGAACAACGTCTTCGGTTCCACCCAGTTCCATATGGCCCCGCCCACTCTGGAAGTCACCAACATCGACGAGAACAGCGACTACATGTATCAG GACCCTCACGGATCCATCACGCCTAGTCCCCTGGATAATATGCGCGGACTCGAGTACTACCTTCACGATATGATGCATAATAACGCAGGCAGCGACGGACAGGACCAGCAAGCCAAAG GAAAGTACTACTCGGCATTGGATGGAACGGATATGAACTACGGAGGCGAGGACAACGGCATGGGACTGACCATGGGCCTCGGCGGAATGGCTGGATTGG ATTGCTTCGGGATGAATGGTGGTAACTACTTGCCGTCGTTGTCTATTCATTCGCAATCGCACTGTCTACCCTCCCCGTCGCGTATCTCGCCCAGGAGCCCCGTCTCGACCTCTGGATCCGAATCTGGAGAGCGCTATTCACGAAAAGTCTTTGTTGGAGGCCTTCCTCCCGACATTGATGAAG AGGAAATCAATGCCAGTTTTCGTCGTTTCGGATCGTTGGTGGTCGACTGGCCTCACAAGGCTGAAAGTAAATCTTACTTCCCACCCAAAGGCTATGCGTTTCTCTTGTTTCAA GAGGAGAACTCTGTTCAGCAGTTGATCGAGACTTGTATGCAAGAGGAAGATAAATTGTATCTCTGCGTTTCGTCACCCACGATCAAG GATAAGCCAGTACAAATAAGGCCATGGAAATTGTCTGATGCCGACTTCGTTCTAGACGCTTCTCTGCCGCTCGACCCTCGCAAAACAGTCTTTGTTGGCGGAGTACCCCGTCCTCTGAAAGCGG TCGAACTGGCCCTGATTATGGACAGACTCTACGGAGGCGTTTGCTATGCCGGAATCGACATTGACCCGGAATTGAAGTATCCTAAGGGAGCTGGACGTGTGGCGTTCAGTAATCAGCAATCGTACATAGCCGCAATTAGTGCAAGATTTGTGCAATTGCAGCACGGAGACATCGACAAACGA GTTGAAGTGAAACCGTACGTTCTGGACGATCAATTCTGCGATGAATGCCAAGGAAGTCGCTCGGCTGGAAGATTTGCCCCTTTCTTCTGCGCCAACGTGACATGTCTTCAG TACTATTGTGAGCATTGCTGGGCCATGGTTCATTCACGCCCAGGCAGGGAGTTTCACAAGCCGCTCGTCAAGGAAGGAGCTGATCGACCTCGAACCGTTCACTTTCGTTGGTGA